The following proteins are encoded in a genomic region of Arcobacter suis CECT 7833:
- a CDS encoding LutC/YkgG family protein: MTSKEKILKNIKDNNLVKNVKLPSYENFGIKFENKFETFSTMLESVGGKALIIEKDKLDETIKSLYPDEKQIASDVDFCSVCNFNANDFDDAHDLKNIDLAVVKGNFAVAENGAIWMKNENNRHRALYFIAQNIIIVIEENELLNNMHEAYEKIDFENAGYGVFISGPSKTADIEQSLVIGAHGPKSGYVIFVKS; the protein is encoded by the coding sequence ATGACTAGCAAAGAAAAAATATTAAAAAATATTAAAGATAATAATCTTGTAAAAAATGTAAAACTTCCAAGTTATGAAAATTTTGGTATCAAATTTGAAAATAAATTTGAGACTTTCTCAACTATGCTTGAAAGCGTTGGAGGAAAGGCTTTAATAATCGAAAAAGATAAATTAGATGAAACAATAAAATCTCTTTATCCCGATGAAAAACAAATTGCAAGTGATGTTGATTTTTGCTCAGTTTGTAATTTTAATGCAAATGATTTTGATGATGCCCATGATTTAAAAAATATTGATTTAGCAGTAGTAAAAGGAAATTTTGCAGTTGCTGAAAATGGTGCTATTTGGATGAAAAATGAAAATAATAGACATAGAGCTTTATATTTTATTGCCCAAAATATTATAATTGTAATTGAAGAAAATGAACTTTTAAATAATATGCATGAAGCTTATGAAAAAATTGATTTTGAAAATGCTGGATATGGAGTATTTATTTCAGGTCCTTCAAAAACTGCTGATATAGAACAATCTTTGGTTATTGGCGCTCATGGACCAAAATCAGGATATGTGATTTTCGTGAAATCTTGA
- a CDS encoding lactate utilization protein B encodes MSSHSVNAAKFVANDERMHWHDQALWFVREKRDRASKSIPEWEQLREFANQIKTHTMANLDTYLLEFEKNATKKGIKVHFAFDALEHNQIVAQILKEKGVTKLVKSKSMLTEECHLNPYLENLGIEVIDTDLGERIVQLRNEPPSHIVLPAIHLKKSDVSDTFHEHLGTEEGNYDPTYLTRAARAALREDFLTAQAGLTGVNFAIAQTGGVVVCTNEGNADMGASVPKLHIASMGIEKIIPRLEDLSVFTRLLARSATGQPVTSYTSHFHAPVEGGEMHIIIVDNNRSQFLASDKNKKALNCIRCGACMNTCPVYRRSGGHSYEYVIPGPIGSILGAKKEPEKHNSLPFACTLCGSCSNVCPVKIDLDSQLYSLRQDLSEANLIDPKKKMAMKVTSWLMSKPTLFEFAGKMARFIVPKLPNSILYNKANVWGKQRDLPVMPSKSFKEMFRDGELDD; translated from the coding sequence ATGAGTAGTCACAGCGTAAATGCAGCAAAATTTGTTGCTAATGATGAGAGAATGCATTGGCATGACCAAGCACTTTGGTTTGTAAGAGAAAAAAGAGATAGAGCTAGTAAATCAATTCCTGAATGGGAACAATTAAGAGAGTTTGCAAATCAAATAAAAACTCATACAATGGCAAATCTTGATACTTATCTTTTAGAATTTGAAAAAAATGCTACAAAAAAAGGAATAAAAGTTCATTTTGCATTTGATGCACTTGAACATAACCAAATTGTTGCACAGATTTTAAAAGAAAAAGGTGTTACAAAACTTGTAAAATCAAAATCAATGTTAACAGAAGAGTGTCACTTAAATCCATATTTAGAAAATCTTGGAATTGAAGTTATTGATACAGATTTAGGTGAAAGAATCGTTCAATTACGAAATGAACCACCTTCACATATAGTTCTTCCTGCAATTCACTTAAAAAAATCAGATGTTTCAGATACTTTTCATGAACATTTAGGAACAGAAGAAGGAAATTATGACCCAACTTATTTAACACGAGCAGCACGAGCAGCTCTTAGAGAAGATTTTTTAACTGCACAAGCAGGACTAACAGGAGTTAATTTCGCAATTGCTCAAACAGGTGGTGTTGTAGTTTGTACAAATGAAGGAAATGCAGATATGGGAGCAAGTGTTCCAAAACTTCATATTGCTTCGATGGGAATTGAAAAAATTATTCCAAGACTTGAAGATTTATCAGTATTTACAAGACTACTTGCAAGAAGTGCGACTGGACAACCAGTTACATCTTATACTTCACATTTCCATGCTCCAGTTGAGGGTGGCGAAATGCATATTATTATTGTGGATAATAATAGAAGTCAGTTTTTAGCATCAGATAAAAATAAAAAAGCTCTAAACTGTATTAGATGTGGGGCTTGCATGAATACCTGTCCCGTTTATAGAAGAAGTGGTGGGCACTCTTATGAATATGTAATCCCAGGACCAATTGGTTCAATCTTAGGAGCAAAAAAAGAGCCTGAAAAACATAACTCTTTACCATTTGCTTGTACGTTATGTGGTTCATGTTCAAATGTTTGTCCAGTTAAAATTGATTTAGATTCACAACTTTATAGTCTAAGACAAGATTTATCAGAAGCAAATCTAATTGATCCAAAGAAAAAAATGGCAATGAAAGTAACTTCATGGCTAATGAGTAAACCAACTCTGTTTGAATTTGCAGGAAAAATGGCTAGATTTATAGTGCCAAAACTTCCAAATTCTATTTTATATAACAAAGCAAATGTTTGGGGAAAACAAAGGGATTTACCTGTTATGCCTTCAAAAAGTTTCAAAGAAATGTTTAGAGATGGAGAATTAGATGACTAG
- a CDS encoding (Fe-S)-binding protein, whose amino-acid sequence MKIGLFIPCFMNELYPNICKATYKLLKNQGLQIEYPLSQTCCGQPMANSGCSKDVKKLAIEFVKTFKDFDYIVAPSGSCVSMVKEHYAPFFDNDKDYNKVKASIYEVCEFLHDIIKIENIDFDISFPYKVGVHNSCHGHRVLKLATASELNIPYDSKLKNLLNKISDIELVTLKREDECCGFGGTFSVQEEAISVAMGKDRIKDHINSSAEIITGADMSCLMHMDGIINRDKNPIKVMHIVEILAGVKP is encoded by the coding sequence ATGAAAATAGGACTTTTTATTCCCTGTTTTATGAATGAGTTATATCCAAATATTTGTAAAGCAACATATAAATTATTAAAGAATCAAGGTTTACAAATAGAATATCCTCTTAGCCAAACTTGCTGTGGACAACCTATGGCAAACTCTGGATGCTCGAAAGATGTAAAAAAATTAGCTATTGAATTTGTAAAAACATTTAAAGATTTTGATTATATTGTTGCACCTAGTGGTTCATGTGTATCTATGGTAAAAGAGCATTATGCACCATTTTTTGACAATGATAAAGATTACAATAAAGTGAAGGCTTCAATTTATGAAGTTTGCGAATTTTTACATGATATTATAAAAATTGAAAACATAGATTTTGATATTTCATTTCCCTATAAAGTTGGAGTTCATAATTCATGTCATGGACACAGAGTTTTAAAACTAGCAACTGCAAGTGAACTTAATATTCCTTATGATTCAAAGTTAAAAAATCTTCTAAATAAAATATCTGATATTGAATTAGTTACATTAAAAAGAGAAGATGAATGCTGTGGTTTTGGAGGAACATTTAGTGTTCAAGAAGAAGCTATTTCAGTTGCGATGGGAAAAGATAGAATTAAAGACCATATAAATTCATCGGCTGAAATAATCACAGGTGCAGATATGTCATGTTTAATGCATATGGATGGAATTATAAATAGAGATAAAAATCCAATCAAAGTAATGCATATTGTTGAAATTCTTGCAGGAGTTAAACCATGA
- a CDS encoding class I SAM-dependent methyltransferase, whose product MVKKNNEFYTPTIKKYGISAKGVHWNSKYSQYKRFEILTNFIGNEIRKSNIIDAGCGFAEYYNYLFDNDLKPKSYIGIDCEEKMITLASKRFLNTSFYIKNIIEDELLFADYYICSGAMNILKKDEIFIFIKKCFEASKIGFVFNFLKNDSLTNVNFLDILNYSKSLSKKIEIKENYLENDISIFIKK is encoded by the coding sequence ATGGTGAAAAAAAATAACGAATTTTATACTCCTACTATAAAAAAATATGGAATAAGTGCAAAAGGAGTTCATTGGAACTCTAAATATAGTCAATATAAAAGATTTGAAATTTTGACAAACTTTATAGGAAATGAAATCAGAAAATCTAATATCATAGATGCAGGTTGTGGTTTTGCAGAATATTATAACTATCTTTTTGATAATGATTTGAAGCCAAAATCATATATTGGAATTGATTGTGAAGAAAAAATGATAACTCTTGCATCAAAAAGATTTCTTAATACAAGTTTTTATATTAAAAATATCATAGAGGATGAACTTCTTTTTGCTGATTATTATATTTGTAGTGGCGCTATGAATATTTTAAAAAAAGATGAAATTTTCATTTTTATAAAAAAATGTTTTGAAGCTTCAAAAATAGGATTTGTGTTTAACTTTTTAAAGAATGATTCCCTTACAAATGTAAATTTTCTTGATATTCTTAATTATTCAAAAAGCCTATCTAAAAAAATAGAAATAAAAGAAAATTACTTAGAAAATGATATTAGTATATTTATAAAAAAATAG
- a CDS encoding deoxycytidylate deaminase — MLNDRSFINIAKEISKASKCVSKQVGAVIVKDGRILSTGYNGTPAGYKNCSEHWNGEYTKEHHEWSKTYEIHAEMNAIIWAARKGISIEGGTIYVTLEPCSECSKNLIASGIKRIVYEKAYEHTNSEVISKFIKDNNVLIEQISE, encoded by the coding sequence ATGTTAAACGATAGAAGTTTTATTAATATTGCAAAAGAGATTTCAAAAGCATCTAAATGTGTATCAAAACAAGTAGGAGCTGTAATTGTAAAAGATGGAAGAATATTATCAACAGGATACAATGGAACTCCTGCTGGTTATAAAAATTGTAGTGAACATTGGAATGGTGAATATACTAAAGAGCACCATGAATGGTCAAAAACATATGAAATTCATGCAGAAATGAATGCAATTATTTGGGCAGCTAGAAAAGGAATATCAATTGAAGGCGGGACAATTTACGTAACTCTTGAACCTTGTAGTGAATGTTCAAAAAATCTAATTGCAAGTGGCATAAAAAGAATTGTTTATGAAAAAGCTTATGAACACACTAATTCAGAAGTTATTTCAAAATTTATAAAAGATAATAATGTTCTAATAGAACAAATTTCAGAATAA
- the accB gene encoding acetyl-CoA carboxylase biotin carboxyl carrier protein translates to MDFKDIKELIRVFDKSELNKLKVKEGEFEISMQRGFESGVTTVTTSAPVAQSTFASAPVVTTSVVAEAVSAPKSGEVINSPMVGTYYSSPSPESPSFVEVGSTVKKGQTLCILEAMKIMNEVEAEFDCKILEILVKDGSPVEYDMPIFVVEKL, encoded by the coding sequence ATGGATTTTAAAGATATCAAAGAATTAATAAGAGTATTTGATAAGAGTGAACTTAACAAATTAAAGGTTAAAGAAGGTGAATTCGAAATTTCTATGCAAAGAGGTTTTGAAAGTGGAGTTACAACTGTTACAACATCAGCTCCAGTTGCTCAATCAACATTTGCATCTGCACCTGTAGTTACAACATCAGTTGTTGCAGAAGCTGTAAGTGCTCCAAAATCAGGTGAAGTTATTAATTCTCCAATGGTAGGAACATATTATTCTTCTCCTTCTCCTGAATCTCCTTCTTTTGTTGAAGTTGGTTCTACAGTTAAAAAAGGACAAACTCTTTGTATTTTAGAAGCAATGAAAATTATGAACGAGGTTGAAGCTGAATTTGATTGTAAAATTTTAGAAATTTTAGTTAAAGATGGTTCTCCTGTTGAATATGATATGCCAATTTTTGTTGTTGAAAAATTATAA